A window of Plantibacter sp. PA-3-X8 genomic DNA:
CGTGTAAAACACTTCTAGATCAGTGCGTGCAGAATCGTTAGCTAGCGCCTCTGCACTGCCCCGCACAAACAACCGTGACTCCGTCGACCAATCGCACTTTGAAGGCTCTGAGCAACATGGTGAGCCTGGTTCCCATCTGAAGGGAAGGAACCGATCAAATTGTTTGATCTATCCCGCGATCGCTACGTCCGGAACCCAGGAGTGGCGGTTGATCCCTTGATCTTCATCGTCCGCACGCTCTCCGAGCTCAATTGTAATCAATTCGTCGCCCGCGTATGCCGGGCTGAGCTCCAGGGCAAGATAATCAAACAGCTCGCGCTCGTGAACAGCGATGATGACTTGCCTGCCGTTCTGCTTCGAGAGCAGACGGATGAGTCCAGCAAACTGCGCTACGTGAACCTCGTCCATCGCCTGAACTGGATCATCGAAGACAAGGCACGGCACGACGGGTTGCACGGCAAGGTGGAGCGCGAGGAACAATGACAGCGCGGCGGTGTTCAGATTTCCAGCAGAGAGCATCATTTGGGGTGGGCCACCCGCCTCACCGTTTCGGTGAGTCGTCTCTAGATTGATGTCAAAGGTCTTCTTGGTTGCGCTGGGGACTCCAAATCTTGGTATAAATCCCTCGTTCGGGGCAAGTCTGGTGAACACGGTCTTCCAGACCTCATTGAGGGATTCAGTGAAGACTCGATGGACGATTTCAGTTCGAGTCTTTGTAACGGCCTCACGAACCTCTCTCGCGATTCCCTGACGCCGTTTCGCCTCCGTGATTCGATCGTCCCATTGCTTTTTGCGCTCTGCGGCCTCAGCGACACTTTGTACGACGGCCTGCTCGCGTTCGATCACAGCTGCAAGGCTCGCCGCCGCGTCTATCGCATCCTGGTAGTGGTTGGCCTTATCGGCGAGCTGGGAGACCCTCGCCTTCGCAGTTTTGAGCAAGTCATTGCACACTGACTGGAAAGAAACGGAGGTTGATTCCACGGTGACGTTGAGGAGGACGGCATATTTGTCGAGTTCCCTCCTGATGTAAGTGTCTTCAGAACCCGCGGCCTCAAGCTCGCGAAGTGTCTGCTGAAGACCACGAACGCTCTGCGTGAGCTCTGCCCCGTTGGACTTCGCTGTTTCAATACCTGCGGCCGCGGATGCCAGCTGCAAAAGCGTCGAGTGCCGCTGCTGGAGTACCTGGCGCTGCTCGGCAGACATGCTCTGCCCAGTGAGCTGAGTGTGTTCAACCTCCAGCCGAGACACCTTTGCCGCAAGTTCGTCACGGTCGGCGCGCAATTTGACGAGTTGCTGCCCGTGGCTTGTGAGTTCGTCTAGCTTGGCGTCTACATGAGCTCGGAGGCTATGCCTACGAATCTCTGTGATGTCTCGATCACAGATCGGGCAAATGTTGCTTGCCTCGACAACGCTTCGGAGCGCGGTCAACCCCTCTACGAGCGCGCTTGAGTTCTCGTGCGCGTCCGAGAGGCGCTTCTGAAGCGCCTCTAGCTCGGCGCGACCGGCACCCAGTTCGGCACCGACCGCCTCAGCTCTCACCTCAACCTCTGCTCCGGCTTCGAGTTGTTTGACGACTAAGTGGGTGGCGTGCTGCACCGCGGTACTGGGTCCGACTCGGAGATCTACGCCGACGGCTTGGGCTTCCCGCTCCCAAGCGTCGATACCTGACCTGTCGGTACGCTCCCAATCGTCCTTGGCAGCAATTGCGGAAGCCAAGGCCGCGCGTGTCTCTTCGATCCGTTGTGTGGTCGGACGTTCGACCGACGCAGCAATGCGACCGCCCAAAGCGACGAGCTCCTGATGAACCCTCTCTGCGACGGCAAACTCGTCGGCGGTGGTGTCTTCTTTGGTCGCTCGTCGCACGCGCTCCATAAGCTCGATATCAGTATCGCCGACGGCGGGTCCGAGGTCGAGCTCGATGAGGACGTCTCGTGTGGCTTGCCGAGCGCTGGCAGCCTCCGCGCGGACATCGGTTCGCAATCCAGTCTTTTCTTTCAGATCCGCGGCTGCCGCTTTCGCCTCACGATCAGCCTCGTCGACACCTGCCGCTAGCTTCTTGAGTAATCTGAAGTCACTCGCATCACTGAGCCCACTAAGGAGTGCGTCGAGCTTCTCTAGTCCAAGAAGCTCGTTCACGAACTTCTCAAGTGCAGTCTGCTCACTGCCTTCTCGAGCTTGATATAGATCCAGAAGACGACCCAGCGATGACTGATCCAGGTAGCACCGCTCGGCGTAGAACTTTGAAGCTGCGTGATTTAGTGCCGGAGCACCTTCCAGCCGTGAACCGCTGACGGTCAGGGGAACTCCTGGCGTGCCGCCTTGTAGGTGCTGGGCAATATCCACCCGCACCGTTGCGTACGACTGTCCGAGGAACGGCAGATGCGCGCGGTAACGATCTGAATGACGTTCCATGCTCCGAATCTCGCCGGTCAGTGCGAGCTCCAGCGCGGAGAGGAGGCTGGTTTTTCCTGTGCCATTTGGGCCGTGGATGAGAATTACAGGCGCGTCTAGAGGGAACTCTCGAGTTCCTTCGATTCGTCGGAAGTCGGAAACCGTCAGGCTACGGATTGGAACATCACTCATCGTCCTCCTCCAAGTCATCGTGCCACTCAACTCCGGCGTTCACGTAACGGCGCAGTCTCTCTCGTACCGCCTCCGCACCATCGACGGCAGCCCTGACCAGTGCGATGTGATCTGGGGTGTCCTTCGACATGCCAAGGGTTGCCATCACCTCGTTCACCGGGTCGTTTCCGTGAACGAGATCAGTGTTCGGCAGTTTCAACGGGAGCAGAACCGCAATTGCTTCCTCGACCTCCGAGACGCTGGGTAACGAGGAGCCAACGGAGAGCACCCGCGCGTAGCGTTCTAGCTCGACCCGGTCGCCCGCAGCCATCGCCCCCAGGAAAACGAGACTCACGGGCCGCCGCGACGAGGCGAGGTCAAGAGACCGCGCCAAACCAGCCACCAGACGTTGAAGTCGCCGTGAAGGAACTTGATCGGTCATGATCAGCACAAGGTCGTGCGAACTGCCAGTCCCACGAGCTGCTGCTTCGAAGTCGAACTCCGTACCGACGACGGTTAGGGGCTTAGCAAGCTTCTCGAAACCTGCTTTTTCCAAGACTGTGAGAACATCCGAAATACCTGCCATCATAAGCCCCCTGCGAGCTTGAACGCCTCGTACAGCTCATCGGGCGATGCCGTGCCGGCCACACCCGATGCAACGCTAAACCGCCCTGCTCCAGGCTTACCGCCCCGGCCGAAGCGCCCCCTCGGCGACCGAGTTTGAACGGGTGGCTCCTCGTCTGCCATGACAATCAGAACGTCAGGGTCGCCGGCATCAAACGAGCCATCCACCTCAAGCTGCGTCAATGCGGCGCTGTCCTTTACAAAGAACACCCGCGTGTTCCTCTCGGATGTGGCCAAGCGCAAAACTCCGTCCTGCGGCAAGCTGCTATCTCCCGTGGAAGCCGACCACTGCCCTGAGGCAAGTCCTCGACCGACCAATGACAACGCAACGCCGAGTCGACCAAACTGCCGAGCCGGAAAATCGGGATCCAAGACCGCCTGAGCAGCTGGACGAGCAGACAACGGCTCATAACGACCACTTCGCGGAGCTGGAATCTGCCCAGTCCGAAACACTGCTAGCGCCAAGTTGACGACATCGACAATCCGAGCGGCAAAGGCACGTTGATGCCCCAGACGCTCCTCAGACTCAACTGCCTCAGGATGAGCAGGGTCGGCATGTATCGCTACCAAGTCCCTGAGACTGCGGAGATCATCCTGCAGCTGCTGAACAGCGGCATCCCCCCAGGTTTCCTGCACCTCCGGCTGAACCCAGAAGCTGAGCTTCTCAGTAAGCGAGGCGAGCACCAAGGCGAGCAAGGTGGGCTTACCGTAGGCGCCTAGAAGGGCAGACTGGGCGATCGCGGCTGCGTTGCCCTGGTAGCTCAAACCATATGTGATCTTGAGCAGGTTGCGGTGATACGCCTCAAGCTGCTCCTCGCTGAGAACCACGGGCGGCGGGGACGCCGGCCAAGGCCGAGCGAGGTCCTGGATAGCACCAGCAAACACGGTGTGGAGATTCGCGTCCTGTGCTGACAGACCCAGCATCAACGTCAACCGGTCCGTGTAGAGCACCTCAAGGTGCTTGCGCATCGACCGATTCTCCGGCTGCTCAGTCCAACGCGAAATCTACGACTCGCGCGCAACTAGGAGTTGCCGGTACTCGCCCTGATTATCTCGGGCGCGAACCGCGCAGCCGTGGAACTTGATGATCTCGATCGAGGGCCCCGCGTTACGGAAGTCATCGGGTTTTACAGCAACGCGAACTCGGGACTCGAACGCCGGCGTCAGTTCAGCCAAGGCTTTCTCCAGAAGTCCATCCCAGTTGGCAGTAACGGCAGACGAAACGAGCCCCTCCAACATGAGAATGGCGATGCAGTAATGCTCGACGTCCGGAACGAGGTCCGGTGCCCCGTAGGTGTTGGGAACATCGAGCGCGGTCCACACCAGGTAGTCGTCAGGATTCGAGTCACCCACCGAAACGTCAAGCACCTGCGAGTAGTTCGTTATGAGTGTCGAGACGATTCGCTCGCGCAAGGGCCAACTCGTGAATGTGGTTGAGAAGTCGAGGGTGTCCAGCTCCTCACGTCGCAAGGCGGCGAGTCGCAACACTTCGTTGAGCGCGGTCCGGTATTCACAGTCGTCGTCGCCGATGTCAATGTTCACCCGAAGGTGTTCGACGACGCTGGTGAGCAATTCAGCGACGTTCTTTACCCTGTCGCGCGAGATGCCCGAACCCAACCAGAGGACGTACTGACCCTCATTGAAGGCGGTGTTGAAGCCTGAGAACGCGGTGTGAAGCTTCTCGAGAAGGGCTACAACCGTGCGCGCCGGCCCCACTGTCATCCGTCCCCCTTCACTCGAAGCACTTCCGTGCCAAGCGGATTGTCCAGCATGCTGATGCGCCTCATGACTACCTTGCCATGCGCAGACAGACGTTGGAAGGGCCAAGAAAGCTGTGCTGGTCTAGTCAGCCTCAGAGGACAAGAACGGGCTCTCGATGAGCCGAGATCAATGTGTCGCCGTCTAGCGCTTTGGTCCACATCTTCGGGGGGGGGGGGGGGTACACCCCCCAACCTACAAGAATTGGGCAATTCGCTCTTATGTTAGTCGGAGCGAAGTACCCCTACCGTGCGACCTTCCGGATCTCGGAAGGTCCGTTCGGCTCAGATTTCGGAAACTCCGAAAGAACAACGCCTAGAAGTCCATCCCTTCCAGGAATCGACGTGCCTCCTCGTCGTTCCTTCTTCCTTCGTCGCGGTACGTCTCGGCAATGTCACGGAGAGTGGCTGCGGTGCGCGGGTGTGAGGCTTGCACTGCCTCCGCCCACGCCGAGTACTTGTTAGCCAGGTCGTATTCCTGCTGCCCGCCTTCAGTCATCCCGCGAGATGTGACCCCTCGCTTGTTGTAGACCCCAATCGAGAAGCCCCGAGCCAGACGCTCGTCAGGTGCGTCTTCCAGAATGTCGCGAACTGGCAGCGCAGGATACGTTCCGTCCGGGTCTTCAGGTGAATGTGCGAAGACCTCCCCGATCTGCAGTTCTCCGATCTCGGTGCGGTCGGCTTCTGCAAGCAACTCACGCGCGCCTTCTAGCCACTTACGGAGGGCGTTTGCCTCAACGACGCCTTCGTCATTCGTTCCAGGAACAACCTTCCACTCACGAAGAAGGCGAAACGCATTCGACGCCAGGTTGGAATCTTCAGACGGCTTCTCGACCTGCTCCTCGTTCCTCGCGCTGGCGGGCCTGAAGACCATCTCGATCATCTGGACGAACGTCCGAGGATCTTTGGCGAGCAAACGCTGAAGTGCAGGCATTTCGGCGTCACGCTGAAGCAGTGGCAAGTAGCGCCACTCCAAGAGCGCGATTTGACCCTCATCCACACCGCGGTGCTTCAGGAACGCGAGCAGTCGGGAGATGTCGTAGGCGGAGACGCGTCGCGCCTCAGGGTCGTCGCGAGTGCCGAACTCCTGAAGCGCCTTGATCACCAGAACCTCGTCAACCGCGCCCTCGTGCCGTGCGGCATACATGCTGAGCGCGTCTACGGCGATGGCTGCACGTCCGTGCTCAAGGAGGTTCTGGATTGCTTCGTTGATGTAGGGGAACTCCTCGCCACGGCCGTAGGGCGAAAACTCTGACCAGTACGCGTTGCTCACCGCCTCGTCGTAGTGCCGCAGCGTGTCCCAGGCAGCCGACACATCATCTGCGGACTGAAGAAGGCGAGATTGGAGTAGCGGTCTTGATTCGAACTGGTCGACCCAAGGGCGAATGTCGTCGATCGAGCCGCGTAGGCGACGACGGACGAACCCCTCGGCAAACTGAACCGCGGCCCGGTCTTCGCTGTCGAGTTCCCCGATCACATCGGCATCGACAGAATCGGTGGCTTTGGCCAAGGCTGACCCAACTGCCCATGGAAGCTCAACCGAGGCGGCGAGTCGGCGAACGCCCTCCAAGCCTTCCTCGGCGAAAACCTGTGCGATTCCTGCTGCGCGTCGCTCGCTCAAGGCAGCGTCGTACGCACGGAGTTCGTCGGCAGGTATGCCGATGTCGGGGTGCCAATCGTCGAACAGCCATCGGGTCATGTCTGACGGCCTGGCCGGAGTCAGGTTCTGCGCAACCTCCGCGAGCGGTCCGAGCCACTCCTCAGACAATGACCACTCAGCATCGGCGTACTCGCGTTGGTGTCTCACGTAGCTGCTCAGCGCCTCCCACAACGCAGTGCTCTGCTCGGCAGTTAGTTCGTTTACAGGGAGCGAAGACATGGCTGCGATCGCTTCGTTTCGAACATCCGGCGGAAGTCGATCGAACTTCGGGACGATCTGCTCCCAGCGCGCGGGGTCAGCCTTGGCGAAGCTAAGGAGGAGCGCCCCTGCCGCTTCCAGCGTCGCGAGAAGATCAGCGCGCGTCGCAGGTGTGGTCTCGGACGCCCACTCGCGAAATTCGGGAGTATGGCTCTGCATGCCGAACTCAGAGGTGCTCGGAAACAGCGAGAGCAGGAGATCCCACGAGACGCCTGGGTGGCGTCGAGTCAGGCTTTCCAACGTCTGGATACGAGCATCGAGCGAGGCAGACGTCTGGGGTGACCAGGACCTGAAGATCGCTTGCAGGCTCCCACTCGGTCGGTTGCTCAGGCGACCGCCAGGGTCGATCTCAGCTAATGCTGCGAGAGTCTCAGCGGCATACGCCATGTGCTGCTCCGACCAAGCAATCTCCTCAATCGCCCACAGCAATCCGGAGTGTGGACTGCTCACATTCCAGCGGTCATCGGTGTCCTGGAAGAATCGCTTGGCGAGCGGGTCGTCCCCCTGTGTGGCCTCCGAGATGGCTCGGAGGAACGCGTCCGGAGCTGCCTCTGCCAACAGAGGCAAGACGTCGGAAATCGACGTCCACAACTGCGCCTCCACGTCCTCGTTCGCACGAGTAAATAGGCTCAAGGCAACGCGCTCGGCCCATTCCCGAGCCGACCGCCCTCCGGCCAGGCGGACATCGTCGCCACGCGCGCCCAGTAAGGCGAGAGTCCGAGCCAATCCCTTTCGCAGGTTTAAAGAGTGCACCGGCGTCTTGCCATGCACGGCGGCGGCCCACCTGTCCTCTGCCGCGAGTTCGAGTCGCGGATCTACAGCCCCGAGAACGGTCTGAACAGCCCGTTCCAAGGAATCCAGGTCGCCATCGCTGACTAGTCCGCGGGCCGTTCGCCACGAATCCTGAGGGGACGCAACGGCCCACGTCGAACCAACCTTTGTGAACAGTGGGTCGGGCCGACGGAGGGCTTGCCGAAGGCGCTCGTCCAGGTCTTCCGGCTCGTCCTCGCACAGGCCTGTGAGTACTTCGTTGTCGCCGCTCCGGGACTGGCTCCAGCCTCCTGCGAGCCACGCCCGTCGAACGCCGCGGTTCGCCAAATCCGTCGCCCATTCCCCTGGGTCGCGCTGACCAAAGCGCGTCGCCACGCGGCGCAACGCCTCCAGGCTCTTCGTGCCCGCTCGGACGTATCGGGCGAGACTCTCGGCCGGGACTCCGACTTCTGCGAGTGCCTGTTTAAGCGCCAGGTGGTCGTGCGGCGGCAACTCGATGTCGACGTCGCCGCCTGGGTCGGTGACCACGAAAACCACGTGATGGTTTTCGACCAGGTGGGCTTCTCGCTGCAGTCCCTCCTCGTATGGCAAAAGAATCAGGAGGCTGGACGTCCGGTCCAATCTGATGAGAGTTGGGCCATCGTGCACGAGCAGAGACCGTGCGAGGATCGGCTCCGCGTACTCCGGCCCGACCGCCATCATCGAGCACGCGGCAAAGGCCAGGCCGTCATCGACGCTGGCTGCGCGGATGTAGGTCCGGCCAACATCCTCGGCTAAGCGACGAACGAGGGCAGCGGCCGGATCCGCACGACCGGCGAGGACGACAGCTGGGGTCAGCGTCGGGTCAAACCCTCGGGAATACCTCCCCCACCAATCTTCGATCGACATTGCTCCCAGCGGTCCCAGGCCGAGCAACTCCGACAACCAGACTTGAACTGCAGGCGAGACCTCAAGCGCCTGCTCGATGTCGTCGGCATCGAGAACCCGGATGTCCCGCCAGACTCCCTCCTCCCGCTTCCGCTGCTCCCAGTCCTTCTTAGCGTCCCACCGCCGCGGGGTGACGAAGACGAAAGTGTGCTCCGCGGGGTCGATCCCCTGGGGGTCATCACTCCTTGACCGGTAGTCGCTCTGAGCCTTCGCCGCGGGGTCGCCACCAACGCCCATCTCCCACACGCTCTCGCCCTCGGGCACGAAGGACGTCGCACGGCCGGCTTCAACGAAACCGTCGTAGCCGGGGAGGCCGACCCCCTCGCCCCCGCGCATCTCCACCCGCTGCACCTGATCATTCTCGGCGCGGATCAGGCGTCTTACCAGGCGGGGCAGGTCGGCCTGGGCAGACCTGGTATCGGCCCATCGGTCGAGATCCGTCGCGTCGGCGAGATGCGGCAGTCCATGCGACACGATGTCCTCCGTTCTGAATGGACCAAGCCTAGTCGCGGCACCGGCCACAGTCCGGGCCATGCAAGTGACAAGGGCTAGGTGTTGAGTGACGCTCGCAACAGGCGTCGCGATCCGAGTGCTGCATCATTTGGGCGGAAGACGCACTGGCGATGCCAAGCATCATGTCGTGGGAATCGTCCATCTCGCACATCACCAACTTCACTTCAGTCCCCCACTCCCCACGTGGGGCACCTCCGGGCTCCTTGGCCTGTGATGCCAGCATCAGGACCCCACCCCTGTTGACCGCGAGTTTCTCGTATCCTGATGTGTCTCGGCTCTCTAGCTCTAGCAGGGGTTGCAGGTCTTCTCCTACCTGATTGTCCACTTCGCTTCCCCGCCAGCGGACGCACGTATGCGTGATCTCTGTTCACCGACTTGCGAATGTTGCAGATCAGGTGAGCGAGCACTGAGTTGTCACGCGTATGATCTCCGCCTCTCGACAGCGGCACGACGTGGTCCAAGCTCGCGCTCGTAGCGTCGGGATCGAGCACTTCGGGGTCGACCTGCTGTCCGCAGATACCGCAAAGCCAATGGTCTCGCTCGTACACCTCCCACTGGTCGAATCGCTCGATGGCCGCCTCCTCCCGCGCCTTCCGCTCATGCTTCGCCGCGTTGCTGCTGACTCGGCGTCGACGATCCATTTCCGCTCGGTAGCGAGCCGAGTGCGTCGGCGCAGGATAGCGCGGCGAATCGACGGGGCGGCGGCACAGCACTCCCAGAAGAAGTAGTCCACGCCGTCGGGCTGTCGGTCCGTAATGCGCTCGCGACGCCATGCACACAGCACGCCGTCGACTTGGAAAGTGTGGCTGAACAATGGCCTTGAAGCCGTTCGCCTCCTGGGATGTGCGGCCCGATCACCAAAGATGAGTATTAGCCGTCGCTGGTGGCGCCGGAAACAAACATGTCGCCGCTTTCGGCAACGGCTATCACGACCCGCGCGGTGAAGTAGCTGTCGGGCACGTCCTAGACGAGGTATTCGGTGCAGTCGCTCATTCCCCATGCGGTGGCGCTTGCCGAGTGGGCCGGCGAGCGCGTCCCCGTGATTGAAGCGGGTCGAACGGCGCACGAGGAGCGGTTCTGACCACCTGCCCGCGCTGCGAGCCAACGGAAAAAGTCCCGGAAACCAGATGGTTTCCGGGACTTCATGGTCGGGCTGACAGGATTTGAACCTGCGACCCCTTGACCCCCAGTCAAGTGCGCTACCAAGCTGCGCCACAGCCCGATGCCATCTCCGCGGGCGGAGAAGACAACTCGAACAGTCTAGCGGATTCCGAGAGCGCTCCGTGACACGGCTCCGGCGACCACGGCCCGGCCCAGACAGGCCGCATTCGTCGGGTAGGAGGTCTCCCCTGCCCGCCCCCGCACGGGGCACGCTACCGTGACTCGTCCGCGCCCGCGTGACAAGACAAACCGACCGATCCGGTCACCCGACGAAGGACCACCATGCGCTACAGCCACTACTGGAAAGAGGTCCGCGTCGCGGCCCTCACCGCCCTGCCCGTGGCGATCGTCTCGGGCATCGTGCAGGTCAGCCGGAACACGCCGATCGACGACGCCATCATCGGCGGCGCCATCACCTTCGTCGCGTTGTCACTGCTCATCCCCGTGGTGCGCCACTGGCTGCACCCCGAGTCCCGCGGCTGACCACCGCGACACGACGAGGCATCTCCAGGACGCATCCCACGACGTGCCGAGAGAGACGGGCCTGAGCCCGGACAGCCGCTACTCGGCCTTGCGATCCGCGACGAGCTGGTCGCGCACCTTGCGCCGCAGCACCTTACCGATGAGCGACGTCGGCAGCTCGTCGAGCTGCACGACCCGCTTCGGCACCTTGTACGCCGTGAGGCGGGTCCGGCAGTAGTCGCGCAGCGAGCCGGCGTCGAAGACGGTCCCCGCACGCATGACCACCGCGGCCGTCACGTCCTCGCCACCGGAGTCGCGCGGCAGTCCGACCACGGCGGCCGACTCGACGTCCGGGTGCGACAGGAGCGTCTCCTCCACCTCGGACGGGCTCACGTTGAACCCGCCGGTGATGATGAGTTCCTTCACCCGGTCGATGACCGTCACGAAGCCGTCCGCCGACACCGTCACGATGTCGCCGGTCCGCAACCAGCCACCCTCGAGCAACGCCTCGCGCGACTCGTCCGGACGACCCCAGTAGCCCTGGAAGACCTGCGGGCCACGGAGCAGCAACTCGCCCGACTCCCCCGCCGCACGATCCACCGTCGGGTTCTCGGGATCGACGACGCGGATCTCGGTGCTCGGGAACGGCACACCCACGGTGCCCGGCCGACGCGACGGACCGATCGGGTTGCCGAGCGCCACCGGCGACGACTCCGTCATCCCGTAGCCCTCGACGAGCAGACCGCCGGTCGCCTCCTCCCACCGCGTGACCGTCGACACCGGGAGGCTCATCGCACCGGAGATCGCGAAGCGGACACTCGTCAGGTCGACGCCCTTGCGGCTCGAAGCACGCGACAGCGCGTCGTAGATGGGCGGCACCGCCGGCAGGAACGTCGGCGGGGACTTCTTCGCGGCTGTGAGCACCAGCTCCAGGTCGAACTTCGGGAACAGCACGAGCCGCGCCCCGATGCTCATGGCGAACGTGAGGCACAGCGTCATGCCGTACGCGTGGAACAGCGGCAGGACTCCGTAGAAGACCTCGCCACCTTCGCTCAGGCCAGGCACCCAGGCGCGTCCCTGCTCGGCGTTCGCCCGCAGGTTGCGGTGCGTCAGGATGGCACCCTTCGGTGCCCCGGTCGTCCCACTCGTGTACTGCAGGAGCGCGGTGTCGTCGAGCGTCGGACGCACGACCCGCTTCGACAGCTTCCGTCCGCCGATCAGACGTTCCCACGGAAGCACGTGCTTCGCCGACGGGGTCGCGGTCATCGCCGCACGCGACTCGCGCGCACGCTTCACCGGCAACCGGAGCGCCAGACGCTTCGACAACGGCAGAGCCTGAGTGATGTCGACGGACACGATCCGGCCGCGCATCACGTCGGCCGGGAGGTCGGCCACGAGGTCGTAGACCTTGTCCCACACGATCGCGACGTGCGCGCCGTGGTCCTCGAACTGATGCCGCAGCTCGCGAGCCGTGTAGAGCGGGTTGTGCTCGATGACCGTCGCGCCGAGCCGGAGCGCCGCGTAGAACGCGACGACGTGCTGCGGGCAGTTCGGCAGCACGAGCGCCACGCGGTCACCCGGCTTCACGCCGAGCTTGCGGAGCCCCTCGGCCGCTCGCGCGACCTGTTCGCCGAGCTCGCTGTAGCTCGTCTCGGCACCGAAGAATTCCAGAGCGATGCGATCACCGAAGCGCTTCACCGAGGTGTCGAGCAGGTCGACGAGCGTCTCGGTGACCTCGTCGATGTCGGCGGGCACGCCACTGGCGTAGGACGACAGCCACGGCCGCTCGGCCAGACGCTGACGCTGTGCCTCGCCGGCCTCGGTCGGCTCCGACGACTGCTCGCCCTCGCGCTGCTCGGCTGTGTTTCCTCGATGGTCCACGACGATCCTCCAGATGACACCCGTGCGCACCGCACGCATGCCTCCACCCTAAGCGGGCGCGTATGCCCGACCGGGGATGCGACCGGACCGCTTGACAAGCTCCAAAGCGACACCGGTGAATCGCCCGAGGAGTCGTGGAACAACGCCAGAAGCCGGCCACCCGAAGGCGACCGGCTCCCGATGGTCCAGCCGACTCAGACGGCGTCGGGTGACGCGGGCGTCTTCGGCTGACGCTTCGCGGCCGCAGCCGCGTTGTCGGACATCGCCTGCTGGAGGTTCTCCCCCAGCGCGCCACCGGCGACCCCGCCCAGGAGGGCGGACAGGTCGAGCCCGGTGATGTCCTTGACGACCTTCGGAACCTCGCTGACCACCTGGCCGACCGTCTTCGTGACGGCGGACGCGCCCTCGGTCGAGATGACCGTGAGGTTCGAGATGTTCCCGAGCGGCTCGGACACGGCACGGGTGATCTCAGGCAGACGGGCGATGATCTCGGACGCGAGCCCGGCCTCACCGTACTTCTTCAGCGCCTCCGCCTTCGCGTCGATCGCTTCAGCCTCCGCCAGACCCTCCGCGGCCACGGCCGAGGCCTTCGCGTCACCCTGGGCACGGATACCCTCGGCCAGCGCGATCTGCTTGTCGCGCTCAGCGGTACCGGCGAGACGCACGGACTCCGCAGCCGCCTGGGCGTCCTGCACCGCCGCGACCTTGTTCGCCTCGGCGATGGTCTTGCGCTTGAACGCGTCGGCTTCCGTTGCGGCATTGGCCGCATCTCGGGCCGCCTGCGCGCGCTGGACCGTCGCGTACGCGTCGGCCTCGGCCGGCTTGCGCACCTCGATGTCGAGGCGCTCCTGCTCCACCTTCGCCTTCTCGG
This region includes:
- a CDS encoding long-chain-fatty-acid--CoA ligase encodes the protein MRAVRTGVIWRIVVDHRGNTAEQREGEQSSEPTEAGEAQRQRLAERPWLSSYASGVPADIDEVTETLVDLLDTSVKRFGDRIALEFFGAETSYSELGEQVARAAEGLRKLGVKPGDRVALVLPNCPQHVVAFYAALRLGATVIEHNPLYTARELRHQFEDHGAHVAIVWDKVYDLVADLPADVMRGRIVSVDITQALPLSKRLALRLPVKRARESRAAMTATPSAKHVLPWERLIGGRKLSKRVVRPTLDDTALLQYTSGTTGAPKGAILTHRNLRANAEQGRAWVPGLSEGGEVFYGVLPLFHAYGMTLCLTFAMSIGARLVLFPKFDLELVLTAAKKSPPTFLPAVPPIYDALSRASSRKGVDLTSVRFAISGAMSLPVSTVTRWEEATGGLLVEGYGMTESSPVALGNPIGPSRRPGTVGVPFPSTEIRVVDPENPTVDRAAGESGELLLRGPQVFQGYWGRPDESREALLEGGWLRTGDIVTVSADGFVTVIDRVKELIITGGFNVSPSEVEETLLSHPDVESAAVVGLPRDSGGEDVTAAVVMRAGTVFDAGSLRDYCRTRLTAYKVPKRVVQLDELPTSLIGKVLRRKVRDQLVADRKAE
- a CDS encoding AAA family ATPase, whose product is MSDVPIRSLTVSDFRRIEGTREFPLDAPVILIHGPNGTGKTSLLSALELALTGEIRSMERHSDRYRAHLPFLGQSYATVRVDIAQHLQGGTPGVPLTVSGSRLEGAPALNHAASKFYAERCYLDQSSLGRLLDLYQAREGSEQTALEKFVNELLGLEKLDALLSGLSDASDFRLLKKLAAGVDEADREAKAAAADLKEKTGLRTDVRAEAASARQATRDVLIELDLGPAVGDTDIELMERVRRATKEDTTADEFAVAERVHQELVALGGRIAASVERPTTQRIEETRAALASAIAAKDDWERTDRSGIDAWEREAQAVGVDLRVGPSTAVQHATHLVVKQLEAGAEVEVRAEAVGAELGAGRAELEALQKRLSDAHENSSALVEGLTALRSVVEASNICPICDRDITEIRRHSLRAHVDAKLDELTSHGQQLVKLRADRDELAAKVSRLEVEHTQLTGQSMSAEQRQVLQQRHSTLLQLASAAAGIETAKSNGAELTQSVRGLQQTLRELEAAGSEDTYIRRELDKYAVLLNVTVESTSVSFQSVCNDLLKTAKARVSQLADKANHYQDAIDAAASLAAVIEREQAVVQSVAEAAERKKQWDDRITEAKRRQGIAREVREAVTKTRTEIVHRVFTESLNEVWKTVFTRLAPNEGFIPRFGVPSATKKTFDINLETTHRNGEAGGPPQMMLSAGNLNTAALSLFLALHLAVQPVVPCLVFDDPVQAMDEVHVAQFAGLIRLLSKQNGRQVIIAVHERELFDYLALELSPAYAGDELITIELGERADDEDQGINRHSWVPDVAIAG
- a CDS encoding HNH endonuclease, translating into MASRAHYGPTARRRGLLLLGVLCRRPVDSPRYPAPTHSARYRAEMDRRRRVSSNAAKHERKAREEAAIERFDQWEVYERDHWLCGICGQQVDPEVLDPDATSASLDHVVPLSRGGDHTRDNSVLAHLICNIRKSVNRDHAYVRPLAGKRSGQSGRRRPATPARAREPRHIRIRETRGQQGWGPDAGITGQGARRCPTWGVGD